Within the bacterium genome, the region TGAGCCTTCATTCGACCCTTCGATCATCTGATCCAAAATATCTCCGCTAAAACTTGCTATCGTTTGCTCTGAGAGAGACGCTTTTCTCGTCTCCGAATCATAGCGAACCCATAGGGTGTTATCCACCGTTTCGTTTATGCTTTCGATATGGGAAATGATGAATATCTGTTCGAACCAGCTCCGAAGAGTGTCGAATAGGTTGAGTAAATTTTGTCTGCGTTCGTCATCCAGGCTTCCGAAGACCTCATCCAGAATGAGAAGCGAAAATGGCTGACCTGCCCTTTCAGTGATCATCCGGGCGAGCGCTAACCTCAAGCTGAGATTAATCACATCCTCTTCCCCACCAGATACCACCAGCTTGCTGACATCGTCATCTTTAAGTGTGAAATTGAAAGCTTCATCAATTTCTATTTCTGAATATCGTCCTGCCGTAAGTCGATTGAGATAGTCGCTGGCATAATCAGCAAGTTGTGGACGCATGCGAGCGTTGATCTCTTGCCGCATTTCTTGAAGCGCTGTAGCCACATCACTCGTTTGCCGATGAGCTTTCTGCGTCTGCGCTAACTTTTCCAATCTCTGTTCACATTCTGTCCAAACTTCTTGGGCATGAACTAAAGCCGTTTCCGCTCCAGTCAATTGGGTTTCCAATATACTATGCTTCCGCTGTGCTTCGACCATAACTTCCTGACGTTTTATTAACTCAGCCAAAGTGTGTTCATAAGCATCACGGTCAAAAGCTAATGTTTCAAGTTCATTTGTAGCCTGATCCTTTGTGGCTTGCTCTGTGGTAATTTTTGTAGCTAATTCACGGGCTTGCAACTCGGCTTTTTTGCGCCCTTCCAACGTTGATTTCAAGCTTACGCTCTGATCATAGTCTGCCCGTAAGCTATCGCGTTCTTTCCTTGCGAGTTCAAGCTTTTCACCATCAAAACCCGTAGGAAGCGCTTCGAGCTTCCTTGATGAACTTTCGATCTGGCGCTCATAGACCCCAAGTTGATTGAGAAGCTTGTCATATTGACTTTTTCTGGTTGAAGCGATTAGAACCTCGGCTTGAGCCGCTTCCTTCAAACCTTTTACTCTCGCGCCTTCGCCTTTAAGCTGTTTGAGTTCAATTGGCTCCTTCTCAATCTCCTGGAGCAGTTCCTTCACTTTCACTAACTCAGATTCAATTCGAGCAAGGTCGTTCTTGTACTTCTCGACTACCGTATCGAAGTGCTCACCCAACTCGCGCTCGCAGGTTGGGCATACCCCCGTTTCTCCAAGTTTGTGAAGCTGGTCGAATCGTTCAACTGTCGCTTTATATTCGTTGTTTAAAACATCTTGCCGTCCAATTGCGATCCCTTTACGCTCATTTAGAACTTTAAGGATTTTGTCGCGCTCTTCACGAAGGTCCTCGAACTTCTTATCAGACTCGGCAAGTTTTACGGTCGCTATTTGAAATTCATTCTCAGCGTCTTTAAGCCCTTCAGCTTCCTTTTTACCTTCAGTCAAAGCTAGTTGGGCAGCAGAAAGCTCTGTCTTAATCTCAACCCGCTTATTCTCATGGCGTTGAAGGTCTTCTTGTGCTCGAACCAGCTTTTCAGTTTCAAGATATCGCTTAATATTTTCCTCAAGCCCTTTCAGCTTTATTTCAGCTTCGGCAATGCTCTTGATATCTTGATTAGCGCTCTCGAGCTGCTCATTCAACAGCTTCAGAACACTTTCGGCGCTTTGAAGTTGTTGAGTTAGGAACTGATGCTTACGCTCGTCAACATCGGCTTTTTGACGAATCGGCGTGTATTCCTGAAGGGCTTTCTCTGTCTTTGTCTTCGTGTCCAGAACAGCCTTCAATTCATCCTTAATACGTCTAACATCAAAGTTTCGATCTTTGAGTACCTGCTTCAAAACTGCAGGATCGCCCATGCCTTCACGAAGACCTTTGAGCGTATTATCAAGGTCTTTAAGCTCCTCCTTTGCATCCTTGAGCGCCACCGTTACGCGTTCGAGACCGAGCATCTTGCTAATCTCTTCGCGCCTCTTCTCCGGGGCATAGCTCATGAACTGCAGCTCTTTTTGCTGCGCATAGAAGCTTGTCGAGAACTGCTGAAGGGTCATGCCGAGCATCCGCTCGGCGCATCGAGTCGTCTCACTCAGACCATTTGCCAGGGCGATCCCAGGTTCACCGTCGGTAATATCTCTGATTTCAGCCCCATCAGTTGTTCGAATCGCCCGGAACTGCCGATCTCCGAGTATAAAGGACAAGCTTACGCGAACCTTTGCGCGCCCCGTGCTCCACATCCAACGAAGCGCAAGATTATCCCCGCGTTTGGCATTTGCACCATAGAGGCTCCAGGCAACCGCTTCAAGCAGAGTGGTCTTCCCTGCTCCGTTCGGGCCGATTATTGCAGTAATGCCGGGCTGGAAATCGACAATAGCCTTTTCGTATTGGCGAAAGTTCTCAAGCTCGAGTCGAAGTAAGCGCATCTATGCACCCTCCTTCTCAGACGCTTTTTTCAGATAATTCAATCCTATTTCCACCAGTTCTGCCCTGTCTGGACGAGTTTGGAACTTAGTTAAGGCAAATTCCATCCACTCATCCTCAAGGGTAACGCGAGCACTGCCTTCTCCACGTACGTTAGTGGCTGTAGCCGCCTTCCTTCGTGGAGGCCTTAAATCGAGATAATAGAAAAGCGCCTCCGAACGCAATTGCCTCACCATTTTCTGGTCGAGGTTCATTCGCGAACTGTACGATAAATCAAGCACCTTCTGGCGGACAATCGCCGAAGTAATATCCACTTTTGCCACGTTCTCGCTGATGTGCCGATTGATCTCATCAGCACTCATGTCCGCAGCTTCGATTGGCTCTAGATCAATAACTCGGCGAGTCTCGATTTGGTGAAACTTAAGCTCTTTTTTCTCTGTGTCAAACTCGACAAAGCCT harbors:
- a CDS encoding SMC family ATPase; translation: MRLLRLELENFRQYEKAIVDFQPGITAIIGPNGAGKTTLLEAVAWSLYGANAKRGDNLALRWMWSTGRAKVRVSLSFILGDRQFRAIRTTDGAEIRDITDGEPGIALANGLSETTRCAERMLGMTLQQFSTSFYAQQKELQFMSYAPEKRREEISKMLGLERVTVALKDAKEELKDLDNTLKGLREGMGDPAVLKQVLKDRNFDVRRIKDELKAVLDTKTKTEKALQEYTPIRQKADVDERKHQFLTQQLQSAESVLKLLNEQLESANQDIKSIAEAEIKLKGLEENIKRYLETEKLVRAQEDLQRHENKRVEIKTELSAAQLALTEGKKEAEGLKDAENEFQIATVKLAESDKKFEDLREERDKILKVLNERKGIAIGRQDVLNNEYKATVERFDQLHKLGETGVCPTCERELGEHFDTVVEKYKNDLARIESELVKVKELLQEIEKEPIELKQLKGEGARVKGLKEAAQAEVLIASTRKSQYDKLLNQLGVYERQIESSSRKLEALPTGFDGEKLELARKERDSLRADYDQSVSLKSTLEGRKKAELQARELATKITTEQATKDQATNELETLAFDRDAYEHTLAELIKRQEVMVEAQRKHSILETQLTGAETALVHAQEVWTECEQRLEKLAQTQKAHRQTSDVATALQEMRQEINARMRPQLADYASDYLNRLTAGRYSEIEIDEAFNFTLKDDDVSKLVVSGGEEDVINLSLRLALARMITERAGQPFSLLILDEVFGSLDDERRQNLLNLFDTLRSWFEQIFIISHIESINETVDNTLWVRYDSETRKASLSEQTIASFSGDILDQMIEGSNEGSILTQPGLFLDNED